gctatgaatgAATACCAAGCCGGGTTTCCCAGATTATTCATAATGTTCTGTTGTTTACAGTACGTGTTTTATATTCTCTTCAATGtattgtccatgtaaaaaacctgtctgattaggatgaataatatccaacaatacctttttaattctatgtGCTACGCACTTTGCTAGAATGTATGCATCAAAACACTGTAGTGTAAGGGACCTCCactttttttaaatggactggatgtttatatttaccacttgggtcctgtttcagtaataatgaattCAGACCTTCTTGTTTAATATCTGATCACCCTGTTGTCTatctgcctacctgcctgtctgttgtAAACTTTGGCTTTGTTCTTTTCTCTCCCATAGAGTCAGCGACAAACATTAAAACAAATAAATCAGCTTCTTTGGGAGAAGATGTTTATTTGGTGTGCAATGAATCCATGACGAACACAACTAATCAAGTCATCTGGAGAAAGGACACTGTTCTTATTCTCTCTCATTCCAAGGGGAAAATAACTCACAGAAACTTCACCTCAGGCAGGATGAGTGCTGACTCTCTTACTCCTACAGAGCTTATTATATCTATTGTAGAGCTAACTGACACCGGGACCTACAACTGTACTGTCACAGGTGGAAGGGGTGTTAAGACAATGGAGTGGAATTTGACTATCACAGATAACCTCATAGGTAATGATTGTGATTTTCTGTTGATACTGTAACATATGGAGAAGAAACCATATTCTGTAACACTAGATATAAAGTAAAGTAGAATTTTGACATGAACAAAACTGCCCAGGAAAATTGTCAGTGTTCATATCCTGGTGTTAGCAGTTTTGGTGTTGATATGGTTTTGGTGTTACTTTCTGTTACTCTGAATGGACTGAACGCCGGCTGGTGTTGCTTTTTATGCTGGTGTAAAAAAATATCAGGGTGTCAAATTGGCCAGTATTACCTAATGTAGATTTTTCTGTGTAATATTTGTCATTTTGATTCAGGTGTTAAATGTACTCTGTAAGTCTTAAATTAACACGCATTGGTGTAAAagaaccccagtgttggtgttaataaccagtgttaaaccagcatgctctattgcagttcGATTTTTTTGAATCGTTTGTTTCACTATCTATGTTTTTGCATGTATATCGATTGATTATATATCGATTGATCGATCGATTGattggttttggcctttctagggagtttttcctagccaccgtgcttctacacctgcattgcttgctgtttggggttttaggctgggtttctgtacagcactttgagatatcagctgatgtacgaagggctatataaatacatttgatttgattaattcaTCTTATGCTtatataaataacatacatttttctagaATAATCCAATCTGTTAAATGGATTTATTGCTCcctttactgaaatggttgttccagtatAGATGCTGAAGGTAGTCTCATATCTTAATCTTTTAAACCGAGCagagtcattctgaatgcaggttgcggtGAATACAATTCCACTGGTTggctatttttttatttaacctttatttaacttggcaagtcagttaagatctcattcttatgtacaatgacagcctatgacAGCTATTcccactctggctggattccaataggaattacacatcactttgcaaaccagcataatgtgacttgcatgCCTTTGTATTAGGTTAAAACTAGGCCCTCATAATGTCTCATGAAGTacctgtggtattgtgttaaacAATTAGATTGTAATGATAACATTCACTTAGGATCTCACTTACTGAAGGCCACAGGACTGAAAATGGATGAATGCAACCACCATGTcttgtcactaacaaatacagtcatgggtggtaactctacaTTTCACATTGAaaggcactctgggaaatatgcaaataaggctttacactaagcagtgtgttaatttaacactgaaAAGTGTGGACCCTTATAGACACAGGAccagtgttaatttaacactggaTAATTTGCTGTGAAAGTATCAGCTGTGAAGGTAACACCATAACAGTGTACCTTTAAACACTGACCTTGTATACATCTATTTCTAAAGTGTTAAATACAAGGTAGTAGGGAACACCATAACAGTGTACCTTCAACAAAGAGTTAGTGTAAAATGATACGTTGCAAAGTATCGGTGTATAAAAGAGCAACACTTTGAAAAGTGTGAATTCAACACTTTCTGGTGGTTCTCATATAAACACTTTTGAAGTGTTATATTGAACAGCCACAGTGTTCAATTTACCAATCAAATGTTGTTGTGTGAACATTATTGTGATAATTATTGCAAACAATTAATATTGAATGTTATTCCCCCAATGTAATATGTTGTTGTAAAGCAAAGGAATATGACACTCATTTTAGATCTTTGAGACTTTTCTGATAATCCCAATTTTTTTGTCTGTTTGACTTAACACAGATAATGCTGAACATGGCCTACAGATGTTGTTGGTCTTCACAATTCCGTCTGCCATTGGAGGAGTGGCTCTGTGCATTGGTATCTGCTGTATGGTCTGGCTCTGTAGGTGAGTAACTCAAAGGGCTCCATCTGATCATTGGTCTATTATAGCACGTTTGGCATTTATTaaaaggtcatttccgattgagccgacataagCAGCATTTACTGTGATAGTGGGCTCCACTAATGTTGAAAGAGTGCCTTTTAAAGGTGCAACGCCCAAAAAGCACGattggattgaatcccagcccTAATACATGTTACCTTGTTTCTGCAGGAAAATAAAAAAGGAGCAGACAAGTCATTGTGAAAGGCGAGGAGAGGTCAGTAGCTGAAAGCACTTGATCATTTTTCTAAACGGAATGGCTGCTCAACCTCTGTTCGTCCTGCCCCCAGGACACAATTTCACGTTTTCTAAAACTCATGTTTTTCACGTTTTCCTTACACACTAAAACCTTTACACATCCTACTTATTTTTATGTTGTTTTTAAAAAGTAAAGTACGTAAGGAGTTTTAGAAAATGGGAAATGTCATCCTGGGGGCTGGACGAACACATTTTGCACATCCTCTGCCTTTTTCTAAAACCAGGGATGTTGTCTTCTCTTAATCAGTTGAAACGTtcattattattcaacatgtccttaCCTGGGATGGGAACtaacaacctcttggttcacggaATTCCAATCTTCCTGGTAGGCCACCATGTCTGTGTCGATAACTGATTTCACTTGTAGTCCTACACTTTGGACATCAAAGTAAATCTCAGCTTTGTTAAAAAATACACCTTAGAAAAACTATTAtatttatcatagtgattcaggagtaacattaaaacagaGTAATATGgcccaccaacattagacaactatacagaaaacttTAATATTGCTGAAATAAGTTAAAGaaatcaatgatgagagaatagtcagaATAACTGATAACTAAGGTCTCCATTCAATCTGTTATTGCTGAAACGTTACAGATTCTGCGATAGAAATCGAAAAGTAATATCCGatttttattttgtgttttttttatgattgagccgacatatgcagcattTACCGTGAATGGAGTCTCCAGGAACGCagaaacattgcctttaaaagctGCAATGCCTATGACCTTGATCGGATTAAATTCTTGCCTAAAATAGCAGTGCAGATGGCACTCTTTTGCTAAGTGCAGAGATGTATTACAGGTAATGAATGTGTAGAATAATGCTACAGTCTTTGTGGTGCAGCAGAAAGATCAGTGTTCTTCACATTCAGAGGTTatgagttcaaatcaaaaggtgGAGTCATATTTTAGCTGAACAGCAATAACTCATGAAATTACACATGAAAACATCTCATCACATGTGAAATGTCACTTGACGTGTTCAAACAACTAATGTttccacatgatttcacatgtggaatgtcacgtgaagtgttccaaaaacatgttttcacattaTTTCGCATGAAATGTCAAATATGAACTGTTCCAGAAacacattttcacatgtgaaatttcACGTTAACGTTCAcgataacatgaaactaca
Above is a genomic segment from Oncorhynchus nerka isolate Pitt River linkage group LG1, Oner_Uvic_2.0, whole genome shotgun sequence containing:
- the LOC115131005 gene encoding uncharacterized protein LOC115131005 isoform X1, which produces MATLLSWDLVSVVITLFLVYTESATNIKTNKSASLGEDVYLVCNESMTNTTNQVIWRKDTVLILSHSKGKITHRNFTSGRMSADSLTPTELIISIVELTDTGTYNCTVTGGRGVKTMEWNLTITDNLIDNAEHGLQMLLVFTIPSAIGGVALCIGICCMVWLCRKIKKEQTSHCERRGEESNAPSQGHTARREQRQRSQYFERFNSVYGHY